Genomic DNA from Candidatus Hydrogenedentota bacterium:
GCTGCTGGCGGACGGGCTTGTCTTCAACCTGGACGGCAAGAAGGGGACGCTGCACCTGGTGGCGCCGTCGCCGGAGGAATTCAAGGAGCTGGGAAGCGTCAAGATTCTCAGCGGCAAGGAAATCTGGGCGCCCATGGCGCTCTCCAACGGCAAACTTCTCGTCCGCAGCCAGTCGGAGATGAAGTGCCTGGACGTCGTGAACCCCTGACCCCGGGGCTTCCCGCATCCCCAAGAAAGAGCATGAAGTGACCCCTCGGCAACGCTACACGCTGCTGGCCGCGGCGCTGCTGGTTCTGGCCGCCGCCGTCGCGGGGGCGGGCCTGTGGCGGGTGCTGTCCAGCCGCCCCCCCGCCGCCGCCGTCGCCCTGCGGCTGCCGGGGAACGACGCCGCGCCCGCGGACCGCTCCGGCGACGGCGCCGCCGTGGACCTCGCGGGCGCTTTCCGCGCGGGCGAGGGGACGCCGTCGGCCCTGCCGGGATACTGGCCGCGGTTCCGGGGCGCGGGCCTGGACAACATCGCCAAGGACGCGCCGCCGCTGGCGGACGCGTGGCCCGCCGAGGGGCCGAAGGTGCTCTGGCGGATTCCCGTGGGCGAGGGCTACGCCGGGGCCGCCGTGGCCAACGGCCGGGTCTACCTGGCGGACTACGACGAGAAGACCCGGGCGGACGCCGTGCGCTGCCTCTCCCTGGACGACGGCCGCGAAATCTGGCGCCGGTCCTACCGGATCACGGTGAAGAAGAACCACGGCATGAGCCGCACCGTGCCGGCCGTCACGGAGCAGCACCTGGTCTCCATGGGGCCGCGCTGCCATGTGGTCTGCCTCGACCCCGCCACGGGCGACTTCCGCTGGGGGCTGGACCTCCAGAAGGACTACGGCACCAAGGAGCCCCTCTGGTACACGGGCCAGTGCCCGCTGGTGGAGGACGGCCGCGCGATCCTCGCGCCCTGCGGGCCGGAGGTGTTGATGATGGCCGTGGACTGCGCCACGGGACAGGTGCTCTGGAAGGCGCCCAACCCCGACGGGTGGAACATGTCCCACGCCTCCGTCTTCCCCATGACCCTCGCCGGACGCCGCATGTACGTCTACGCCGCCGTGGGCGGCGTGGCGGGCGTTTCCGCCGAGCCGGACACGGCGGGCGCCCTGCTCTGGCGCGTGCCGTGGAAGGCCCGCGTCGTGGCGCCTTCCGCCCTGGCCATCGGGCCGGACCGCGTGCTGTGCCTGGCGGGCTACGGCGAGGGCGGCCTGATCCTCAAGATCGCGGCGGAGGGCGGCGCGTTCACCGCCGCCGTGGAGTCCGCCTACTCGCCGAAGGACGGCATCGCGTCGGAGCAGCACACGCCCATTCTGCACGACGGGCTGCTCTACGCCATCCTGCCCAAGGACGCGGGCGGCCTCCGCGCGCAGTTCGTCTGCCACCGCCCGGACAACACGCTGGTGTGGTCCAGCGGCTCCGGGGAGCGCTTCGGCCTCGGCCCCTTCCTGCTGGCGGACGGCAAGTTCTTCGTGATGGACGACGAGGGGACCCTGTCGCTCCTGCGGCAGAGCCCGGAGCGGTTTGAGCTGCTGGCGCGGGCGAAAGTGCTCAACGGCCACGAGTCCTGGGGGCCCATGGCCCTCGCGGGCGACCGCCTCCTCCTGCGCGACTCGATGGAGATGGCCTGCGTGTTCGTCGGAAAGGAGGGGCCCTGATGGACCAAAAGCCCCTGATCCCCCGGTGGGCGTGGACCGTGCTGGCCGCCGCCGTGCTGGCCGCCGTGGTTGCCCTGTTTCTCACGGGGAAGCCCAAGGAGCCGGGGCCGTCCTTCCGCTTTGACACGTCGAACTTCGAGAAGACCGGCGCGGCGCAGAAACGCTTCCGCGAGACGGCGCGCTTCGCCCTGGACCTGGCGAACCCGACGGGCCTCGCCGCAACGGCGGACGGCGGCCTCCTCGTCTGCGGCGAGAACACCCTGCTCGTCCTCGACGCCGCCGGAAAGGAGACGGCACGGCACGCGGTCGCGGGCACGCCGGAATGCGCGGCCCAGGGGCCGGACGGCCGCATCTATCTCGGCATGCGCCGCCGCGTGGTCGTGCTGGACGCGGCCGGGGCCGTGGCGGCGGAGTGGCCGGAGGGGAACGAGCGCGCGTACCTGACGAGCATCGCGGCGGACACGGACTGCGTGTACGCCGCCGACGCGGGCAACCGCGTGGTGCTGCGGTACGGGTTCGACGGCGCGCTGCTCGGCGAGATCGGGCGGCGCGACGCGGCCCGGGAGATTCCCGGGTTCGTGGTGCCCAGCCCGCATTTGGAGGTGGCGCTGGACCCCATGACGGGCCTGTGGGCGAACAACCCCGGCCGCCACGGCCTGGAGCAGTACCGGCCCGACGGGTCGCTGGCCAGCTCGTGGTACCGCGCGGGCATGACGATTGAGGGGTTCTGCGGGTGCTGCAACCCCATGGCCATCGCGTTCCGCGCGGACGGGTCCGTGGTGACGGCGGAGAAGGGGCTGGTGCGGATCAAGGTTCTCGCGCCGGACCAGTCGCTGGCGGGGGTGGTGGCGCTGCCGGAGGATTTGGGCGCGGCGTCCGGCGAGGCGGCCGCGGCGGAGGACAACGCGCCGGTGCGCGACCTCGCGGTGGACGCGCGGGGGCGCATTCTGGCGCTGCACGGCCCCTGGAGGGCCGTGCTGGTGTATGAGGAAGAGCAAGACGCGGCCGGGTGACCGGCGGCGGGAGGCTTTGCCATGGACAAGAAAGACGCGGACTTCGACCGGCGGGACTTCCTGCGGGCGGCGGCGGTGGTTGCCGCGGGCGGCGGCGCGTGGCTGGCGGCGGGCGCGGGGCAGGCCGGGCGGATGGTCTGGCAGATTGACCCGGCGAAATGCACCCAGTGCGGGCGCTGCGCCACCACCTGCGTGCTGAACCCCTCGGCGGTGAAATGCGTCCACTCCACGGAAATCTGCGGGTTCTGCGACCTGTGCGGCGGCTACCTCCTGCCCACGGCCAAGGCGCAGGACACGGGGGCCGAGAACGAGCTGTGCCCCGTGGCCGCGCTGAAGCGGAGATATGTGGAGGAGCCCTTCTTTGAGTACACGGTGGACGAGGATTTGTGCGTTGGCTGCGCCAAGTGCGTCAAGGGCTGCGCCCAGTTCGGCAACGGGTCCCTCCACCTCCAGATCAAGCGCGACCTCTGCCTGAACTGCAACGAGTGCGCCATCGCGCGGAACTGCCCGTCGAAGGCGGTGGCGCAGATCCCCCTGCGCGAGGCCTACCGCGTCAAATCCTTCGGCGCGCCGGAGGCCGGCAAATGAGGCGCGCCTTCCTGACATGCGCCGTGCTGGTTGTTCTGGCGGGCGGGGCCTGGGCGGAGTTCCGCTTCCCCATGCCCGAGTTCGAGTCGGGCTACACCCGCCCGCCCATGCACCTGCCGCCGCCGGCCGTCACGTCGCCGCTGGTGGACGTCGCGCTCCTGGGCGGGCTGATGGCGGTGACGGCGTGGGCCGTCGTGAAGCGCCGGTCCCGCGCGTGGGTGCTGTCGGTCTGCGCGGTGTCCGTCCTCTACTTCGGGTTTTACCGCAAGGGCTGCGTTTGCTCCGTCGGCTCGCTGCAGAACGTGCTCGACGCCTTCATCGGGTCGGGGCTTGCGGTGCCCGTGGTGGTGTCCGTGTTCTTCCTGCTGCCGCTGGTGTTCGCCCTGTGGTTCGGGCGCGTGTTCTGCGCCGCCGTGTGCCCCCTGGGCGCGCTGCAGGAGCTGTGCGCCGTGCGGCCCGTGCAGGTGCCGCGCGCGGCGGAGCAGGTGCTGGGCCTGCTGGCCTACGCCTACCTCGGCCTCACCGTGGTGGGCGTCGTCACGGGGAGCGGCTTCCTCATCTGCCGCTACGACCCGTTTGTGGGCTTCTTCCGCCTCGGCGGCGAGCTGAACCTGCTGCTGGCCGGGGGGCTCCTGCTGGCGTCGGGGCTCGTGATCGCGCGGCCCTACTGCCGCTGGCTCTGCCCCTACGGCGTGCTCCTGCGATGGGTGTCCATGGTGTCCAAATGGCACGCCGCGGTGACCCCGGCGTCCTGCATCCAGTGCCGCCTGTGCGAAAGCGCGTGCCCTGTGAACGCCATCGAGTTCCCCACCCCGGCGGACCGTCCCGAGCGGCGCGGCGCGGGGGTGCGGCGGATGCTGGTGCTGGGGGCGGCGCTGCCGGTGGTGCTGCTGTTCGCGGCCGGCGCGGGGTGGAGCGCCCACGGCTGGCTCGCGCGGATGCACCCCGTTGTGCGGCTGGCGGACCGGGTGGCGGCGGAGGACGCCGGGCGCGTCACGGGCACCACGATCGACAGCGAGACCTTCCGCGCGGGGCAGCAGCCCGTGGCGGAGCTGTACGCGGAGGCCGCCGGGCTGGAGGAGCGCTTCAAGGGCGCGGGTGCGGGCTTCGGCGCGTTCATGGGGCTGGTCGTCTGGGGCCGGGTGCTCCGGCTGTCGCGCGTCCGCGTCCGGAAGGACTACGAGATAGACAAGGGGGCCTGCGTGAGCTGCGCCCGGTGCTTCGCCTACTGCCCCGTGGAGAGGGAATCCGATGCCCAAGCCTGACCCGAAGCCGAACCGCTTCGCCGCCAACCCGCCCGCGTGGCGGCTGTCCGTGGCCGTGGCCGCGGTCGCCGGGGCCTTCTGCCTCGTCGTGTCCGCCCTGCTCGTGCTGAACTATGTGCAGGTGCAGCGGACCAGCCCGCTCGACAACCCCGAACTCCTCGCGCTGCGCGCGAAACTCGTGGAGGCGACGGGCGACGACACCGCCGCGCTCGTGGAACAGGTCCGCGTGCTGGATCTGCTGGCGCGCGGCGCGCTGTTCACCAGCCAGGAAACGCTCCGGACCGGCGCGTGGGCGCTGCTGGCCGGGGCCGTCGTGCTGGTCGCGGCGCTGCGCCTCGCGGCGCGGTTCCGCCCCCTGCCGCCCGTGGCGCCCTTTGCGCCGCCGCCGCCCGAGGGCGCCTACTGGCTCACCCGCGCCCGCGCGCGGGAGCTGGCGCTGTTCTTCGGCGGGCTGTGGGTGGTCGCGGCGGTGCTCGCCGCGCTGTTCACGCCGACGGGCTTCCGCGAAGCCGCCCCCGGGGCCGCGCCCGCCGGGGACCAGGCCGCCGCCGCGCCGGACACGGGCGGAGAGGCCGCGCCCGCCGCCGCCGCCGCGTTCCCCTCGTGGGACGAGGTGAAAAAGCAGTGGCCGAACTTCCGCGGCCCCGAGGGCACGGGCATCGCGCAGGTGGCCGCCGCGCCCACGGCGTGGAACGTGGAGACGGGCGAGAACATCCTGTGGAAGACCGAGGTGCCGCTGCCGGGCTTCAGCTCCCCCGTGGTGTGGGACGACCGGGTATACCTGACGGCGTCCGACGAAACGACGCGCGCGGTCTACTGCTTTGACGCAAACACGGGGGAGAAGCGCTGGGAGTATGCCGTGGGCGACCTGCCCGGATCCACGGGCGCGCTGCCGAAATACAACGAGGAGACGGGCTTCGCCGCGCCGACCATGGCGCTCCAGGGCGACCTCGCCTTTGCGATCTTCTCCACCGGCGAACTGGTCTGCCTCGACAAGGAGGGGAAACTCGTCTGGGGGAAACACCTCGGCGTGCCGGACAACCACTACGGCCACTCGTCGTCCCTCATCGTGTCGGAGGGCGTGCTGGTGGTGCAGTATGACCAGAAGAAGGATCCGAAGATTTTCGGGTTCAACATCGCCGACGGCTCGGAGGCGTGGGTCATCGCGCGCGAGAAGATTTCCTGGGCGTCGCCCATCTGCCCCGAAACGCCCCTGGGCCGCATGCTCATCGTGAACTCCAGCAAGGACGTCGCGGGCTACGCGCCCGCCACGGGCAAACTGCTGTGGCAGGTGAAGTGCCTCGACGGCGAGGTCGCCCCCAGTCCCGCCTACGGCGGCGGCGTGGTCTTTGTCGCCAACGACTACGCCATGGCGACGGCGCTGCGCCTGGGCGGCGCGGCGGACGCGGTGACGGCGGAGATGATGTGGGAGTACGACGAGGTGCTTCCGGACACGTCGAGCCCCCTGGTGACGGAGAAATACGCGTATCTCGCCACGGCGCGGGCGGAAATCTCCTGCCTGGACCGCGAGACGGGGGCGCAGGTGTGGCTCCAGGAGCTGGAGGACGGGTTCCAGGCGTCGCCCGTCCTCGCGGGAGGAAACATCTATCTCGTGGACATGATGGGCGTGATGACCCTCTTCGCGGAGGGCCCGGAATACAAACAGACGGCGAGCATCCCGATGGGCGAGGAGGCGGGCGCGACCCCGGCCTTCACCGAGGGGCGCATGTTCGTGCGCACGGCGAAACACCTGTACTGCATCGGCGGGAAGTGACATGACGGAAGCCGAACTGAGGGAAGTGGACGGAATGATTGAGGCGTGCGGCCGCGGGCCGGACGCGCTGGTGCCGCTGTTGCAGGCGGTCCAGCACCGGTTCCGCCACCTGCCGGAGGAGGCCCTGCGCCGCATCTGCGAGACAACGGAGATCCGCGCGGCGGACGTGGACGCCGTGTCCACCTTCTTCCCCCATTTCCGGCGGACCCCCGCGGGGAAGCACACCGTGTCCGTGTGCGACGGAACGGCCTGCCACCTCAAGGGGGCGGACGAGGTGTACGACGCCGTCCGGGACGCCCTGGGCATCCCCCCGGAGGACGACACGGACGCCGACCGCCTCTTCACGGTGCAGAAGGTGCGCTGCCTCGGCTGCTGCACCCTGGCCCCGGCGGTCCAAATTGACCACGTGACCTACGGCCACATCACCCGCGAAAGCGCGCCCGCCATGCTGCGGGCCTTCCTCGCGCAGGAGGCGGCGGGCGGCGCGGCCGCGCGCGGCGAGTCGCTTTCCGCCGCGCCCGACGGCGCGCCGGAAATCCGCGTGGGCCTGGGGTCGTGCTGCGTGGCCGGGGGCAGCGCGCGCGTGCGCGACGCCGTGGAGGACACCCTCCGCCGCCACGGGCTGTCCGCAAGCCTCAAGCCCGTGAGCTGCGTCGGCATGTGCCACCAGACCCCCCTGCTCCAGATCGTGCTGCCGGGGGAACCCGTCATCACCTACGCCAAGGTGTCCGAGGACGACGTGGCGCCGCTGCTGCTTCAGCACCTCGCGCCCGCGAACCCCCTGCGCCGCGCCGGGGCCGCGCTCTCGCGCTGGGCCGGCCGCCTCTACGACGGCGGCGCGTCCTCCCCCGGCTGCTGCTCCCTCGGCGAAGACCACCCGTCGCTCCTGTCCTTCCTCGGCCCGCAGCGCCACATCGCCACGGAGTTCTGCGGCGAGCTGGACCCGTCCTCGCTGGAGGACTACCGGGCGCGCGGCGGCTTCGAGGCCCTGCGGAAATGCCTCCAGGCGACGGGCGGCCCGGCGGTGGACGGCGGCTTCGCGGACCCGGAGGCCGTCATTGCGGAGATCGAGCGCGCGGGCCTGCGCGGCCGCGGCGGCGCGGGCTTTCCCACGGGCCGCAAATGGCGCGCCGTGCGGCAGGCGGAGGGGGCGGAGAAGGTGGTGGTGTGCAACGGCGACGAGGGCGACCCGGGCGCGTTCATGGACCGCATGATCCTGGAGTCCTACCCCTTCCGCGTCATCGAGGGCATGCTCATCGCGTCCGTCGCCGCCGGGGCGCGGCGCGGCGTCTTCTACATCCGCGCCGAATACCCGCTGGCGGTGGCCCGGGTGCGCCGGGCCATCGCGGTCTGCGAAAAGGCGGGCATTCTGGGCGAGAACATCCTGGGCAGCCGCCACGCCTTCCGCGCCGAGGTGCGCGAGGGCGCGGGCGCCTTCGTCTGCGGCGAGGAGACGGCCCTGCTCGCGTCGCTGGAGGGCCGCCGGCCCACGCCGCGCTTCCGCCCGCCCTTCCCCGCGCAGCGCGGGCTCAACGGCCTGCCCACGCTCATCAACAACGTGGAGACCCTGGCGGTGACGCCGTGGATCCTCCGCCACGGCGCGGACGCCTTCACGGCGCTGGGCACGGAGGGCAGCCGGGGCACCAAGGTCTTCGCGCTGGCGGGCAAGGTGCGCCGGGGCGGCCTCATCGAGGTGCCCATGGGCGTCACCGTGCGCCGCATTGTGGAGGAGGCCGGCGGCGGCGTGAACGAGGGCCGCACCTTCAAGGCCGTGCAGGTCGGCGGGCCGTCGGGCGGCTGCATCCCCGACGCGCTGGCGGACCTGCCGGTGGACTACGAGGCCCTCACGGGCGCGGGCGCCATGATGGGCTCCGGCGGCATGGTCGTCATGGACGACACGGACTGCATGGTGGAGATGACGCGGTACTTCCTGTCGTTCACGCAGCTGGAGTCCTGCGGGAAATGCGTGCCCTGCCGCGTGGGCACGGCGCTCATGCTGGAAATCCTCACGCGCCTCTGCGGGGGGCGCGGCACGGCGAAGGACCTGGAGGAGCTGGAGCGCACGGCGGTGATGGTGAAGGCCCAGAGCCTGTGCGGCCTCGGCCGCACGGCGCCCAACCCGGTCCTCAGCGGGCTGAAGCACTTCCGGCACGAGTTCGAGGCCCATGTTGCGGGCCGGTGCCCGGCGCACCGCTGCAAGGCCCTCGTGACGTACAGCATCACGGACGCCTGCATCGGCTGCACCAAATGCGCCCAGGTCTGCCCCGCCGACGCCATCGCGCCGCTCCCCTACCAGGTCCACGAGGTGGACATGGGGAAATGCGTGCGCTGCAACGCCTGTTACGACATATGCCCCGCCGGGGCGGTAAAGGTGGAATGACATGCCGCGCCTGACGATCAACGGAATCGAAGTGGAGGTGGACGCCGGTGCCACCGTGCTCGACGCGGCCCGCAAAGCGGGCGCCGACGTGCCCACGCTCTGCCACTACGAAAAGACGGGCCCGCAGACGGCGTGCATGCTGTGTGTCGTGCGCGACGCCGCGGCGGACCGCCTGGTGCTCTCCTGCGCCCTCCCCGCCGCCGACGGCATGGAGATCGTCACCGACGACCCGGGTGTCTTCGCCGCGCGGCGGTCGGCTCTGGAACTCCTGATGAGCGAGCACGCCGGGGACTGCGAGGGGCCCTGCGAGCGTATCTGCCCCGCCGGCCTGCACATCCCGCTGATGCTGCGCACCGCGCAGTCCGGCGATGCGGCGGGCGCGGCCGCCCTCGCCCGCGGGGACCTGGTTTTCCCCGCGACCCTGGGCCGCATCTGCTCGGCCCCCTGCGAGCGCGTCTGCCGCCGCGCGCAGTACGACACGGCGGTCGCCATCCGCACCACCCACGGCGCCCTCGCCGAGGCCCACCCGCCCGCCGCCGCGCCGAAACCCGCGCCCTCCGGGCGCACCGTCGGCATTGTGGGGTCCGGACTCGCCGGGCTCGCCGCCGCCGCCGTCCTCGCGCGGCGTGGCCACGCCTGCACGGTCTACGAGAAGGCCGCGGACGCGTGCCCAGGACGGCGCGCCCTCGGCCCGGAGAAACTGCCGCCGGAAATCCTGGACGCGGAGATCGCCGCCGTCGCGGCGCTCGGCGTGGACCTCCGCTGCGGGACGGAGGTGGGTGGACGAAGTGGACAGGGGCAGGAGGAGGAGAAGCAGCTCACGATGGAGCGGTTGCTGGTGGCGCATGACGCGGTCATCATCGCCTGCGGGCTGGAAACGCCCGCGCAGGACCGCGTGTTCGTTGTTCCGGAGGAGGCGCTGGCGGTCCGCGCCGTCGGCGCGGGGAAGAACGCGGCCCTGCTGCTGCACTTCCTGTTCAGCATCGGCCGGTGGCCCTGCCCGGAGATCACGGCGCACCGCGACGCCCTGCGCCAGCGTCTGTTTAATTCCGCCCTCGGGCGGCTGGAGGACGGCGAGAAGGACGCCTACGCCGTGGAGTGGGTCCATGGCGGCCCCGAGCGCGGGGACAGCCCGGAGGCCGAGGCCGCCCGCTGCCTGCACTGCGACTGCATGAAGCCCGCGTCGTGCGGCCTCCGCGCCCAGGCGGCGGCGCACGGGCTCCCGACCCCCTTCCGCGGCGGCATCCCCCGCCTGAAGGTGGCGCCCGTCTTGCGCGCCGGGCGCATCCTTTTCGAGCCGGGCAAGTGCATCCGCTGCGGCATCTGCGTGGCCCTCACGCGCCGCCCCGGCGGCGGCCCCGGCATGGCCTTCACCGGGCGCGGGCTCGACTCGCGCGTCGGCCCGACGGCCGGCGCGACGCTCGCGGAGGCCCTGGGCGCCGAGGCGGAGGAGTGTGTGCGCGCGTGTCCCACGGGCGCGCTGGCCATTGAGAACGGGGAGACACCGCCATGAGAATCCTTTCGCTGGTGCCCGGAAGCGGCGGCACCTTCTACTGCCAGAACTGCCTGCGGGACCGCACCATGGTGCGCGCCCTGCGCCGTCTGGGGCACGACGTGGTCATGGTCCCCCTCTACCTGCCCATGTACGGCGGCGACACGGAGGTGGACACGCCCGCCCCGATCTTCTTCGGCGGCATCGGCGCGTACCTCCGCGAGAAAGTGCCCCTGCTCCGCCATGCGCCGGAGGGGCTGATGCGCCTGCTGGACGCCCCGGCGCTCCTGCGCTGGGCGGCGAAGCAGGAGGGCTCCACGCGCTCCGCGGACCTCGGCGCCATGACCCTCTCCATGCTCAACGGCGAGCGCGGCGGCCAGGCGGCGGAGATTGACCGGCTCGTGCGCTGGATCACGGAGCAGGAGCGCCCCGAGGTCATCCATGTGTCCAACGCGCTGCTGCTGGGCCTCGCGCCCCGTCTGCGGGAGGCGACGGGCGCGGCCATCGTGTGCAGCCTCCAGGACGAGGAGCCCTGGGTGGAGGGCATGGGCGCGCCGTTCACGGACCTCGTGTGGGACGCCATGCGCCGCCTCTCGGGCGAGGTGGCGCTGTTCCTCTCGACCAGCCGGTGGTACGCCGACCGGATGCGGGAGCGGCTCGGCCTTGCGGAGGGCCGCGTGCGCGTGGTGTGTCCCGGCGTGGACCCGCCCGCCGCCCCGGCGTGGACCGCGCCCCCGTCCCCGCCGACGGTCGGCTACCTCTCCCGCGTGCATCCCGCGCAGGGGTTTGACGCCCTGCTGGACGCCTTCACCGAACTGCGGCGCGACCCGCGCTTCGGCGCCCTGCGCCTGTCGGCCACGGGCGGCGTCACCCCCGCCGACCGCGCCTATGTCACGGCGGTGAAGGAGCGCCTGCAACGCGGCGGGCTGGCGGACGCCGTGGAGATCAACGAGTCCTTCTCCTCCGCGCCGGGCGCGGAGTTCTTCGCGCCCCTCAGCGTGCTGTCCACCCCCGCGCCGGACGGCGAGGCCTTCGGCCTCCAGATCGTGGAGGCCATGATCCGGGGGATTCCGGCGGTGCAGCCGCGCATCGCGGCGTACCCCGAGATTCTGGAGCAGGGCGGCGGCGTGCTCTACGACCCGTCCGTCCCCGGCGCGCTCGCGGAGGCCCTCGGCGGGCTGCTGTCCGACCCGGAACGCCTCCGCACCCTGGGCGCGGAGGCGCGCGGGATCGCCCTGGCGCGGTTCTCCGCCAACGCCGCCGCTCGGGAAACGCTCGCCGCCTGTGGGGCGGCCCGGGAGCTGCGGCCATGAGAAGAGTTGTCATTCCGATCCTCCTGCTGGTCGCGGCGGTCACCGTCGCGGCGGCGCTCTGGACGTTGCGCCCGTACCCCGCCGCAGACCCCGAAGAGGCCGCGCCCGCTTCCCCGTCCACAGCGTCCACTCCGTCCACCCCGTCCACCGACCCCGCCGACACCGGCGGCGACTGGCCCGGCTACCACGGCGGGCCGGAGCTGCGCGGCGCGGCCGACGCCGCATTCCCCGACGCGCTGGCGGTGAAGTGGCGCGTGAAGGCCGGCGCGCCGGTGCGCCAGACGCCGGTGGTGAAGGACGGCCGGATCTTCGCCGTGACGGCGCGGGGCGACGTGCTCGCCGTGGCGGCCGACGGCACGGAACTGTGGCGCGCGGAGTTGCGGCTGCCCGCCGAGGGGAACCCGGAACCCCTGCACATGCGCATCGAGGCGCCGCCCGTCGCCGTGAAGGACCTGCTGGTGGTCGGCACGGACGAGGGCATCCTCCTCGCGCTGGACGCGGCCACGGGCGCGGAGCGCTGGCGGCTGCCCCTGAGCGGCGGCGTCATCCGGGGCGCGCCGAACTACCTGCCAACCCTGGACCGCCTCTTTGTCATCGAGCAGTCCGCCGGCGCGCTGCTGTGCGTGAACCCCGCCGACGGCGCCGTGGTGTGGCGCGTGGAGGGCGTGGACCGCAGCGACGCCGCGCCTTCCGTGTCGGAACAGTTTGTCGTCTACGGAAGCTGCGCCGGGGCGCTGCATGTTTTCTCGCCGGAAAAGGGGGAGAAGCTGCGCGACATCAAAATCGAGGGGGACGGCCAGGTGGCGGGCGGCGCGGCCATGGAGGGGCCGCTGGTGTGGGCGGGCGCGCGCGGCGGCATGGTCGTCCACGCGAACCTGGAGACCGGGGAAATCCTCTGGGTGAACGAGGACATGGAGTCGGAGGTCTTCGGCACCCCCGCCGTGGCGGCGGACCGCGTGGTGGCCGTGTCCAACGACGGGTTCCTGTACGCCCTGGACCGCGCGGCGGGCACCCTGCTCTGGAAGCATGACACGCTGGGATTCCCCCTGTCGCCCGTCATCGCGGGGGACAGGGTGCTCTGCGCCGCCGACGGCACGCTGCTCCTCGTCGCGCTGGCGGACGGCAAAGTGCTGTGGTCGCAGGAACTGTCCGACGAGATCACCAGCCCCGCCGTGACGCGCGGCGGCATCTACCTCGGCACGGAGGACGGCGCGCTTGTGGCGTTGGGTCCGGCCCCGGCTGCGGAGGGTACGGTCAATGCCCCCTGAGCATCCCCTGCTGGAACTGCGCGGCGTGCGCCGCGCCTTTGACGGCCCCGCCGGATCCCTGCCCGTGCTCGACGGCGTGGACTTCACCCTGCGCGCCGGGGAGGCCGCCGCAGTCACCGGCCCCTCGGGCTGCGGCAAGAGCACGCTGCTCCAGCTCATGGGCACCCTCGACCGGCCCGACGCCGGACAGGTGCTCTTTGACGGCGCGGACACGGCGGGCCTCGGCCCCGACGCCCTCGCGGGCCTGCGCAACCGCACCATCGGCTTTGTCTTCCAGTTCCACCACCTCCTGCCTCAATGCACCGTGCTGGAGAACGCGCTGGTGCCCGTGCTGGAGCGCGCCCGCGCCGCCGAGGCCCGCGCGCGCGCCCTCGCGCTGCTGGACCGCGTGGGGCTGGCCGGACGCGCGGACCACCGCCCCGGCGAGCTGTCGGGCGGCGAGCGCCAGCGCGCCGCCGTGGTGCGCGCCCTCGTGAACCGGCCGCGCCTCCTGCTGGCCGACGAGCCGACGGGCGCGCTGAACGAGGCCGCCGCCGAGTCCCTCGCGGACCTGCTGGTGGGGCTCCAGCGGGACGAGGGCCTCGCGCTGGTCGTCGTGACCCACGCCCCCGCCGTGGCCCGCCGCTTCGGCGCGCAGTGGACCCTGCACAACGGGAAACTGGTGTCCGCATGAACCTCCGCCGCATGGCCGCGCGCGGCGTCCTCTGGCACCGCCGCATGCACCTCGGGCTGCTGCTCGGCGCGCTCCTCGCGTCCGCCGTGCTCTCGGGCGCCCTGCTGGTCGGCGCGTCCGTGAAGGGTACCCTGCGCGGCATCGCCCTCGCGCGGCTCGGCGGCGTGGAGGCCGCCCTCGACTGGGGCGACCGCCACTTCAGCGCGGATCTCGCGGACGCTGTGG
This window encodes:
- a CDS encoding 4Fe-4S binding protein; protein product: MIEACGRGPDALVPLLQAVQHRFRHLPEEALRRICETTEIRAADVDAVSTFFPHFRRTPAGKHTVSVCDGTACHLKGADEVYDAVRDALGIPPEDDTDADRLFTVQKVRCLGCCTLAPAVQIDHVTYGHITRESAPAMLRAFLAQEAAGGAAARGESLSAAPDGAPEIRVGLGSCCVAGGSARVRDAVEDTLRRHGLSASLKPVSCVGMCHQTPLLQIVLPGEPVITYAKVSEDDVAPLLLQHLAPANPLRRAGAALSRWAGRLYDGGASSPGCCSLGEDHPSLLSFLGPQRHIATEFCGELDPSSLEDYRARGGFEALRKCLQATGGPAVDGGFADPEAVIAEIERAGLRGRGGAGFPTGRKWRAVRQAEGAEKVVVCNGDEGDPGAFMDRMILESYPFRVIEGMLIASVAAGARRGVFYIRAEYPLAVARVRRAIAVCEKAGILGENILGSRHAFRAEVREGAGAFVCGEETALLASLEGRRPTPRFRPPFPAQRGLNGLPTLINNVETLAVTPWILRHGADAFTALGTEGSRGTKVFALAGKVRRGGLIEVPMGVTVRRIVEEAGGGVNEGRTFKAVQVGGPSGGCIPDALADLPVDYEALTGAGAMMGSGGMVVMDDTDCMVEMTRYFLSFTQLESCGKCVPCRVGTALMLEILTRLCGGRGTAKDLEELERTAVMVKAQSLCGLGRTAPNPVLSGLKHFRHEFEAHVAGRCPAHRCKALVTYSITDACIGCTKCAQVCPADAIAPLPYQVHEVDMGKCVRCNACYDICPAGAVKVE
- a CDS encoding PQQ-binding-like beta-propeller repeat protein, with amino-acid sequence MRRVVIPILLLVAAVTVAAALWTLRPYPAADPEEAAPASPSTASTPSTPSTDPADTGGDWPGYHGGPELRGAADAAFPDALAVKWRVKAGAPVRQTPVVKDGRIFAVTARGDVLAVAADGTELWRAELRLPAEGNPEPLHMRIEAPPVAVKDLLVVGTDEGILLALDAATGAERWRLPLSGGVIRGAPNYLPTLDRLFVIEQSAGALLCVNPADGAVVWRVEGVDRSDAAPSVSEQFVVYGSCAGALHVFSPEKGEKLRDIKIEGDGQVAGGAAMEGPLVWAGARGGMVVHANLETGEILWVNEDMESEVFGTPAVAADRVVAVSNDGFLYALDRAAGTLLWKHDTLGFPLSPVIAGDRVLCAADGTLLLVALADGKVLWSQELSDEITSPAVTRGGIYLGTEDGALVALGPAPAAEGTVNAP
- a CDS encoding NAD(P)-binding protein, which produces MPRLTINGIEVEVDAGATVLDAARKAGADVPTLCHYEKTGPQTACMLCVVRDAAADRLVLSCALPAADGMEIVTDDPGVFAARRSALELLMSEHAGDCEGPCERICPAGLHIPLMLRTAQSGDAAGAAALARGDLVFPATLGRICSAPCERVCRRAQYDTAVAIRTTHGALAEAHPPAAAPKPAPSGRTVGIVGSGLAGLAAAAVLARRGHACTVYEKAADACPGRRALGPEKLPPEILDAEIAAVAALGVDLRCGTEVGGRSGQGQEEEKQLTMERLLVAHDAVIIACGLETPAQDRVFVVPEEALAVRAVGAGKNAALLLHFLFSIGRWPCPEITAHRDALRQRLFNSALGRLEDGEKDAYAVEWVHGGPERGDSPEAEAARCLHCDCMKPASCGLRAQAAAHGLPTPFRGGIPRLKVAPVLRAGRILFEPGKCIRCGICVALTRRPGGGPGMAFTGRGLDSRVGPTAGATLAEALGAEAEECVRACPTGALAIENGETPP
- a CDS encoding glycosyltransferase family 4 protein → MRILSLVPGSGGTFYCQNCLRDRTMVRALRRLGHDVVMVPLYLPMYGGDTEVDTPAPIFFGGIGAYLREKVPLLRHAPEGLMRLLDAPALLRWAAKQEGSTRSADLGAMTLSMLNGERGGQAAEIDRLVRWITEQERPEVIHVSNALLLGLAPRLREATGAAIVCSLQDEEPWVEGMGAPFTDLVWDAMRRLSGEVALFLSTSRWYADRMRERLGLAEGRVRVVCPGVDPPAAPAWTAPPSPPTVGYLSRVHPAQGFDALLDAFTELRRDPRFGALRLSATGGVTPADRAYVTAVKERLQRGGLADAVEINESFSSAPGAEFFAPLSVLSTPAPDGEAFGLQIVEAMIRGIPAVQPRIAAYPEILEQGGGVLYDPSVPGALAEALGGLLSDPERLRTLGAEARGIALARFSANAAARETLAACGAARELRP